In Streptomyces canus, one DNA window encodes the following:
- a CDS encoding VOC family protein: MVHVLSGRVLLRPTDPERSRVFYGDQLGLAVYREFGTGPERGTVYFLGGGFLELSGRSEAPPAADVRLWLQVADVTAAHEELRAKGVEIVRPPVKEPWGLVEMWVADPDGTPIVLVEVPADHPIRYRPGI; the protein is encoded by the coding sequence ATGGTGCACGTACTGAGCGGCCGCGTCCTGCTGCGGCCCACGGATCCGGAGCGTTCCCGAGTCTTCTACGGCGATCAGCTGGGCCTCGCCGTGTACCGCGAGTTCGGCACGGGCCCGGAGCGGGGCACCGTCTACTTCCTCGGCGGTGGATTCCTGGAGCTGTCGGGACGGTCCGAGGCTCCACCGGCCGCGGACGTGCGGCTGTGGCTCCAGGTCGCGGACGTGACCGCGGCGCACGAGGAACTGCGGGCCAAGGGTGTCGAGATCGTACGGCCCCCGGTGAAGGAGCCGTGGGGGCTGGTCGAGATGTGGGTGGCAGACCCGGACGGCACACCGATCGTGCTGGTGGAGGTGCCGGCGGACCATCCGATCCGGTACCGGCCCGGAATCTGA
- a CDS encoding glycerophosphodiester phosphodiesterase, translated as MNFLTIGHRGVMGTEPENTLRSFVAAQQAGLDLIELDLHLSKDGALVVMHDTDVDRTTDGTGPIAEKTLSELRALDAGRGERVPVFEEVLDAVQSPLQAEIKDIAAARALAEVMLRRNLVSRVEVSSFHDEAIAEIGRLVPGVRTALIGSRFGPDIVERAVEAGAGTVCLNIRRLTLEVVEAARKADLKIIGWVVNTQDHLRLVRALELDGATTDYPEIKRTGRFTA; from the coding sequence TTGAACTTCCTTACCATCGGTCATCGCGGAGTCATGGGTACCGAACCCGAGAACACCCTCCGTTCCTTCGTCGCCGCCCAGCAGGCCGGCCTCGACCTCATCGAACTCGATCTGCATCTGAGCAAGGACGGCGCCCTCGTCGTCATGCACGACACCGACGTGGACCGCACGACCGACGGAACCGGCCCGATCGCCGAGAAGACCCTCAGCGAACTGCGCGCCCTGGACGCGGGACGCGGGGAACGCGTCCCGGTGTTCGAGGAGGTCCTGGACGCCGTGCAGTCACCGCTCCAGGCCGAGATCAAGGACATCGCGGCGGCACGGGCGCTGGCCGAGGTCATGCTCCGGCGCAACCTGGTCTCCCGGGTCGAGGTGTCCTCGTTCCACGACGAGGCGATCGCCGAGATCGGCCGCCTGGTGCCCGGCGTACGGACCGCGCTCATCGGCAGCCGGTTCGGCCCCGACATCGTGGAGCGTGCCGTCGAGGCCGGTGCGGGAACGGTCTGCCTGAACATCCGCCGGCTGACCCTGGAGGTCGTCGAGGCGGCCCGCAAGGCAGATCTGAAGATCATCGGCTGGGTGGTGAACACCCAGGACCATCTGCGGCTGGTCCGGGCCCTGGAACTGGACGGCGCGACGACCGACTACCCGGAGATCAAGCGCACCGGCCGCTTCACCGCGTGA
- a CDS encoding GNAT family N-acetyltransferase translates to METTAGLTFRDATDADVDTLVALVESAYRGDDSRAGWTTEADILEGQRTDPEGVLAVIKSPDSRLLTVEQDGQVVACCQIEHRGTHAYFGMFAVSPTLQGGGLGKVIIAEAERIARETWGVTEMHMTVISVRDDLVAWYERRGYRRTGEMTPFPYGDERFGVPQRDDLQFELLVKPLV, encoded by the coding sequence ATGGAGACCACCGCCGGCCTCACCTTCCGTGACGCCACCGACGCCGATGTGGACACGCTCGTCGCGCTGGTCGAGTCGGCGTACCGCGGAGACGACAGCCGCGCCGGGTGGACCACCGAGGCGGACATCCTGGAGGGGCAGCGGACGGATCCGGAGGGTGTACTCGCCGTCATCAAGTCGCCCGACAGCCGGCTGCTCACGGTGGAGCAGGACGGCCAGGTCGTCGCCTGCTGCCAGATCGAACACCGGGGCACCCACGCGTACTTCGGGATGTTCGCGGTCAGCCCCACCCTCCAGGGCGGCGGCCTCGGCAAGGTGATCATCGCGGAGGCGGAGCGGATCGCCCGGGAGACCTGGGGCGTCACCGAGATGCACATGACCGTGATCTCGGTGCGCGACGACCTCGTCGCCTGGTACGAGCGGCGCGGCTACCGCCGTACGGGAGAGATGACGCCCTTCCCGTACGGCGACGAGCGCTTCGGCGTTCCGCAGCGCGACGACCTGCAGTTCGAGCTGCTGGTCAAGCCGCTGGTGTGA
- a CDS encoding diacylglycerol/lipid kinase family protein: MSVDVNAPAWHGQRWAARTALAAAALAMLLPLGYGGLDGVLLLAAGLAGGAVTAAAVWWTLTRRGPARWLAAVLAAVTPTVVVVLFVVTLGWVLVLSPVLWAVAVWSGRYALRSTGTRPKRMKEHRVRSVRRPFLIMNPRSGGGKVARFGLREKAERLGARVVLLDPEEHQDVTALARAAVAEGADLLGVAGGDGTQALVAAVAAEHDLPFLVVCAGTRNHFAMDLGLDRADPAACLDALTDGVELRVDLGFAADHPFVNNASFGAYAAVVQSPAYRDDKIGTTLELLPDLLTRRHGPRLTARIDATTLDGPQAVLVSNNAYRTDDPVGLGRRERLDSGLLGILGVKVDSAAEAAALLLDPDPEGLAVLSAREVVIDADQSEIEVGVDGEALILPTPVHCRIVPGALRVHVPRTRPGVPEAQPRLNWRQLRKLAATAGRA; the protein is encoded by the coding sequence ATGAGCGTGGACGTGAACGCCCCGGCCTGGCACGGGCAGCGATGGGCGGCCAGGACCGCCCTGGCGGCGGCCGCCCTCGCGATGCTGCTCCCCCTCGGGTACGGCGGCCTCGACGGCGTGCTGCTGCTGGCGGCCGGGCTCGCGGGCGGGGCCGTCACCGCGGCGGCGGTGTGGTGGACGCTGACCCGGCGCGGCCCGGCACGCTGGCTGGCGGCGGTGCTCGCGGCCGTCACCCCCACCGTGGTCGTCGTCCTCTTCGTGGTCACCCTGGGATGGGTGCTCGTGCTGTCGCCGGTGCTGTGGGCCGTGGCCGTGTGGAGCGGGCGGTACGCGCTGCGCAGCACCGGCACCCGGCCCAAGCGTATGAAGGAGCACCGGGTGCGGTCGGTGCGGCGGCCCTTCCTGATCATGAACCCCCGCTCCGGAGGCGGGAAGGTGGCGCGGTTCGGTCTGCGGGAGAAGGCCGAACGGCTGGGCGCGCGGGTCGTCCTGCTCGACCCGGAGGAGCACCAGGACGTGACCGCGCTCGCGCGGGCGGCCGTGGCGGAGGGCGCGGACCTGCTGGGCGTCGCGGGCGGTGACGGCACCCAGGCCCTGGTCGCCGCCGTCGCCGCGGAACACGACCTGCCGTTCCTCGTCGTCTGCGCCGGTACGCGCAACCACTTCGCGATGGACCTGGGCCTCGACCGCGCCGACCCCGCGGCCTGTCTCGACGCGCTCACCGACGGCGTCGAACTCCGGGTGGATCTCGGCTTCGCCGCGGATCATCCCTTCGTCAACAACGCCTCCTTCGGCGCGTACGCGGCGGTCGTCCAGAGTCCCGCCTACCGCGACGACAAGATCGGCACCACTCTGGAGCTCCTGCCCGACCTGCTCACCCGCCGGCACGGTCCCCGTCTGACCGCGCGGATCGACGCCACGACACTCGACGGCCCGCAAGCCGTGCTGGTGAGCAACAACGCCTACCGCACCGACGATCCGGTGGGCCTCGGCCGCCGCGAGCGGCTCGACTCGGGGCTGCTCGGCATCCTCGGCGTCAAGGTGGACAGTGCGGCCGAGGCCGCGGCGCTGCTGCTGGACCCCGATCCGGAGGGTCTCGCGGTCCTGTCCGCGCGGGAGGTGGTCATCGACGCCGACCAGTCGGAGATCGAGGTCGGCGTCGACGGCGAGGCCCTGATCCTGCCCACCCCGGTCCACTGCCGCATCGTTCCCGGGGCGCTTCGCGTCCACGTCCCGAGGACTCGACCGGGTGTACCGGAGGCGCAACCCCGCCTGAACTGGCGCCAGTTGCGCAAACTGGCGGCGACGGCCGGGCGGGCGTGA